One Anolis carolinensis isolate JA03-04 chromosome 5, rAnoCar3.1.pri, whole genome shotgun sequence DNA segment encodes these proteins:
- the LOC103279816 gene encoding interferon gamma yields the protein MAWQICLIILLAARSSLGLTSSTSERITSAIESLQKDFNATRSDVAEGGPVFTKMLDSGLWSQPNEKKILIAQIISKYVQMLNNITKTPAPQYIKELREALEDYKKNYNESLMKANDLIHLAQLPMDNLRTQRKAVLEMTRVLQEVKKEESRRRRRSQRQNPRGLKRRMPNMG from the exons ATGGCCTGGCAGATTTGTTTGATCATCCTTCTGGCTGCTCGTTCTTCATTGGGCCTCACCAGTTCAACTTCTGAACGTATAACTAGTGCAATTGAAAGTTTGCAGAAAGACTTT AATGCCACTCGGTCTGATGTTGCTGAGGGCGGGCCTGTTTTCACAAAAATGCTGGATAGTGGTCTATGGTCACAG cccaatgaaaaaaaaatattaatagcCCAGATTATTTCTAAATACGTGCAAATGCTGAACAATATAACTAAAACGCCAGCTCCACAATATATCAAGGAATTGAGAGAAGCTCTGGAAGACTACAAAAAGAACTACAATGAAAGCTTGATGAAAGCAAATGATCTAATTCACTTGGCCCAGCTTCCG ATGGACAATTTGAGAACCCAGCGCAAGGCTGTCCTGGAAATGACCCGTGTCCTACAGGAGGTGAAAAAAGAAGAGAGCAGAAGGAGACGGAGAAGCCAAAGACAAAATCCCAGGGGCCTGAAAAGACGGATGCCAAACATGGGATAA